GGATCGCGTCTGGGCCGATCATCTGAAGGGCACGGAGCAGGCCTCTGATGTGCGCACCCTGATGAACCTGACCATCTATCTGTTGCGCGGCATGGCCATCCAGTCCGTTTCGTATGACAGGCCCGAATACTACGCCGATCTGCGACAGGCGTGGGCCCGGCTGATGGAAGCGCAGGTTCAGTGGAAGTAGAGGCCTTTCGACAGGCTATCGGCAAGTTGGCCCCGACAGAACGCAGTAGAATGCAAGGAGATCGTATGGCCGGTATCGCCTTTTTCAGCGCTCGCCCTTATGAGCGAACGTTCTTTGATCGAGAAAACAGCGGGCATTCGCTTAACTATCTGGACGCTCCGCTTGACGAGAAGACGGCTCGGCTCGCCGCGGGTTCAAGCGTCGTCTGCGCCTTCGTGAACGATCACCTTGATCGGCTAACGATGCAGATCCTGAAAGAAAACGGCATCGGACTCATCGCCCTGCGCTGTGCCGGCTTCAATAACGTCGACCTTAAAGCGGCGGCGGAGCTGGGCCTTCCCGTCGTCAGAGTGCCCGCCTACTCGCCGTACGCCGTCGCCGAACACACGCTTGCCCTGCTCCTCACGCTCTGTCGCAAAACGCATCGCGCCTTCAACAGGGTGCGCGAGGGCAACTTTTCCCTCGACGGCCTGATGGGATTCGACATCCACGGAAAGACGGTCGGCGTTCTCGGTACAGGCAAGATCGGAGCGATCTTCTCGCGCATCATGCTCGGTATGGGATGCCGCGTCCTCGCATACGACCTTCGCCCCGACACGGCGCTTGAACAGGCCGGCGTGCTCTATGTCGATATCGATCGACTGTTTGCCGAATCCGACATCATCTCGCTGCACACGCCTTTGCTTCCACAGACGCAGCACATCATCAACGCGACAACGCTTGCGAAGATGAAAAAAGGCGTCGTCATCCTCAATACAAGCCGCGGCGCCCTGCTTGATACGAAGGCCGTCGTTAGAGCTCTGAAGTCCGAACATATCGGCGGACTGGCCATCGACGTCTATGAACAGGAAGAAGGCCTCTTCTTTCAGGATCTGTCGGGCAGGATCTTACAGGATGATACGATCGCACGACTGCTGACGTTTCCGAACGTGCTTGTGACGGCACATCAGGCCTTCTTCACCGACACGGCCATGCAGCAGATCGCTCAGACGACGCTTCGCAATATCGACGACTGGCAAGCCGGCAAGCCGCTGATCAATCTCGTACCTGGGTGATGCTTCTCAATCAAGGGCGCAAGATATTGAACCGCTGAGGGCGCGGAGGACACAGAGCAGATAACAGTGAGTGCTGAGGGCACGAAGGAAGGCAGAGTAAGAGGCTTTGACCGCGAAAGACGCGAAGCTTAAATACTGGAGTTAAACGGACAACAAGTGTAGCGTAAAAATCCTCTGGCTTCAATCCATTCTCTGATTTTCTTTCGCGCTTTTGGCGTATTTTGCGGTCAATAAATTCTTTCTCTTCTCTCTTCCCCCGTACCTCAGTGGTTCAAACTCTTATGGCTTTCTTTGAGACGAAGATACAAAAAAAGGAAATAACCACAGAGGGCGCGGAGGGCACAGAGCAGATAACAGCGGGAGCTGAGGGCACAGAGAATTCCGGAGAGAGGTCAGGATTGGTTCGGGCCCTGTGAGAAAGGCTTGCTCTGACTCGAAGCCTGCGTAAGCTCGTCCCGAATGCAGGCCTACATCGCCAGACGATTGCTGCTTATGATTCCGACGCTGTTCGGCATTACCGTCGTCTGTTTCGCGCTGATTCAGCTTGTTCCCGGCGGTCCTGTCGAGGAGTACATTCAAAAGGTCCAGCAGGCGGCGGCGCAGAGCGGAGCCAACCCCGACCGGATACTCACCGAGCAGGAGATCGCGAACATCCGCGCCTACTTCGGTTTTGACAGACCCGTACATGAGCGTTATCTGATCTGGGTCGGGAACATCATGACCGGCGATTTCGGCGAATCCTACGTTTACCGTCGTCCGGTGCTTGAGGTCATTCTCGAACGTATGCCCGTTTCGCTCTTCTTCGGGCTCACATCCTTTCTTCTTTCATATGCGATCTGTATTCCGCTTGGCATGAAGAAGGCGCTGAAACACGGCTCGACGTTCGATTCCGTTTCCAGCTTCGTCATATTTGCCGGCTACGTTATGCCGGGTTATGCGCTCGGTATTCTGCTGATACTTTTCTTCGCCGGCGGTAGCTACTTCCAGTGGTTTCCACCAGGAGGCATCGTATCGGATCATTTCGAGCTTCTTCCTTGGCATGCGAAGGTCGGCGATTTTCTGCATCATATGATCCTGCCCGTCATCTGTTACATGGCCTCTGAGTTCGCCTTTCTGACGATGCTCATGAAAAACAGCATGCTCGAAGAAACACAGAAGGAATACATGCGCACGGCCATGTTGAAAGGCATGGACTTCGCCACCGCCGCGCGAAGACACGCTCTTCGCAACGCCCTGCTTCCGATAGCGACGCGACTCTCTGAAATCTTCACGCTGATGTTTGCCGGCGCTCTACTGATCGAGCGCGTCTTTGATATCGACGGCATGGGACTTCTCGTCTGGACGAGCATCGTCGGTCGCGACTATAACGTCGTTCTTGCGGTAATTTTCATCACGTCTCTGCTAACCATGCTGGGTCGGCTGTTTTCTGATCTTGTGTACACGTTGATCGATCCACGCATTCAGCTCGGAGAATCGCGATGAGCGCGTTTCGTCGATTCATGAGCATACGCCGAAGCTTCGTATCTTTTATCGTGCTCTCTGTGCTTTTCGTACTCAGTCTGGGTTCGGAGGTCGTGGCCGGCAACCGTCCTCTTCTGCTTTCGTATAACGGAGAGCTGCACTTCCCTATCATTAAGTTCTATGCCGGCGAGCAATTCGGGCAACCTCAAAAAACCGAGGCCGACTATAGAATGCTGCGAG
This region of Leptonema illini DSM 21528 genomic DNA includes:
- a CDS encoding ABC transporter permease subunit, with translation MQAYIARRLLLMIPTLFGITVVCFALIQLVPGGPVEEYIQKVQQAAAQSGANPDRILTEQEIANIRAYFGFDRPVHERYLIWVGNIMTGDFGESYVYRRPVLEVILERMPVSLFFGLTSFLLSYAICIPLGMKKALKHGSTFDSVSSFVIFAGYVMPGYALGILLILFFAGGSYFQWFPPGGIVSDHFELLPWHAKVGDFLHHMILPVICYMASEFAFLTMLMKNSMLEETQKEYMRTAMLKGMDFATAARRHALRNALLPIATRLSEIFTLMFAGALLIERVFDIDGMGLLVWTSIVGRDYNVVLAVIFITSLLTMLGRLFSDLVYTLIDPRIQLGESR
- a CDS encoding 2-hydroxyacid dehydrogenase, with the protein product MAGIAFFSARPYERTFFDRENSGHSLNYLDAPLDEKTARLAAGSSVVCAFVNDHLDRLTMQILKENGIGLIALRCAGFNNVDLKAAAELGLPVVRVPAYSPYAVAEHTLALLLTLCRKTHRAFNRVREGNFSLDGLMGFDIHGKTVGVLGTGKIGAIFSRIMLGMGCRVLAYDLRPDTALEQAGVLYVDIDRLFAESDIISLHTPLLPQTQHIINATTLAKMKKGVVILNTSRGALLDTKAVVRALKSEHIGGLAIDVYEQEEGLFFQDLSGRILQDDTIARLLTFPNVLVTAHQAFFTDTAMQQIAQTTLRNIDDWQAGKPLINLVPG